From a single Fusobacterium pseudoperiodonticum genomic region:
- a CDS encoding DUF4253 domain-containing protein has protein sequence MSNIENFKELYNFEFEEIKADSFEEVSKKYLAAYKDGKEKGYTPVFLVLDDNLLETFEINMEDEDTDNMMDLVKSNLEKAKSINPIEFLEKFQGQNTDDLKENIDEYFSEIDYEFHDDDKSNLELSTVFDYDGNFKDNVILVKVPTTKPYEVLAYFGMGGYNECPFPAEQVAVAKYWYEKYGAVPAAITYDEIEFYVERPPQTLEEAKKLAVEHYAFCYDLVLQCCGTFEALVDGLYKNIQWYFWWD, from the coding sequence ATGTCAAATATAGAAAATTTTAAAGAATTATATAATTTTGAATTTGAAGAAATAAAAGCTGATAGTTTTGAAGAAGTTTCAAAGAAGTATCTAGCTGCATATAAAGATGGCAAAGAAAAAGGATATACTCCTGTATTTTTAGTTCTTGATGATAACTTACTTGAAACATTTGAAATAAATATGGAAGATGAAGACACTGACAATATGATGGATCTGGTCAAATCAAATCTTGAAAAAGCTAAAAGTATTAATCCTATTGAATTTTTGGAAAAATTTCAAGGGCAAAATACAGATGATTTAAAAGAAAATATAGATGAATACTTTTCAGAAATTGATTATGAATTTCATGACGATGATAAAAGTAATTTAGAACTTTCAACTGTTTTTGATTATGATGGGAATTTTAAGGATAATGTTATTTTAGTAAAAGTTCCTACAACAAAGCCTTATGAAGTTTTAGCTTATTTTGGAATGGGTGGCTATAATGAATGTCCTTTCCCAGCAGAACAAGTAGCTGTTGCTAAATATTGGTATGAAAAGTATGGAGCAGTACCAGCAGCTATCACTTATGATGAAATAGAATTCTATGTTGAAAGACCTCCTCAAACATTGGAAGAAGCTAAAAAATTAGCAGTTGAGCACTATGCTTTTTGTTATGATTTAGTTTTACAATGTTGTGGAACATTTGAAGCATTAGTTGATGGTTTATATAAAAATATACAATGGTATTTTTGGTGGGATTAA
- a CDS encoding DUF4253 domain-containing protein, producing MSNIDEFKKLYNFEFEEIKVDSFEEASEKYLAIYKDGKEKGYTPMFLTVDEYLLKTFEISMKDENTDNMIDIFNKNLEKAKNINPIELFNKFIEQNADSIKSNVNEDFTKNNYEINDSNKNNLKFLTIFNNEGNLKDNVILVKVPSTKPYEILAYFGMGSEGIATVKYWYEKYGAVPAAITYDEIEFYVERPVQTFEEARKLAIEQYAFCYGLLWECYDTLDELASAIYKNVQWYFWWS from the coding sequence ATGTCAAATATAGATGAATTTAAAAAGTTATATAATTTTGAATTTGAAGAAATAAAAGTTGATAGTTTTGAAGAAGCTTCAGAAAAATATTTAGCTATATATAAAGATGGCAAAGAAAAAGGATATACACCAATGTTTCTAACTGTTGATGAATATTTATTAAAAACTTTTGAAATAAGTATGAAAGATGAAAACACTGATAACATGATAGATATTTTTAATAAAAATCTTGAAAAAGCTAAAAATATTAATCCTATTGAGCTTTTCAATAAATTTATAGAACAAAATGCTGATTCTATAAAAAGTAATGTAAATGAAGATTTTACAAAAAATAATTATGAAATTAATGATAGCAACAAAAATAATTTAAAATTTTTAACTATTTTTAATAATGAAGGAAATTTAAAAGATAATGTTATTTTAGTAAAAGTTCCTTCAACAAAGCCTTATGAAATTTTAGCTTACTTTGGAATGGGAAGTGAAGGTATAGCTACTGTCAAATATTGGTATGAAAAGTATGGAGCAGTTCCTGCTGCCATAACTTATGATGAAATAGAATTCTATGTTGAAAGACCTGTTCAGACTTTTGAAGAAGCTAGAAAACTAGCTATTGAGCAATATGCTTTCTGCTATGGTTTACTCTGGGAATGTTATGATACACTTGATGAATTAGCAAGTGCTATATATAAAAATGTACAATGGTATTTTTGGTGGAGTTAA
- a CDS encoding DNA-processing protein DprA, with translation MYSKEELLIFSIINSKYDIGIQNLVNKIFKVSNKENLNFFNLNREDKIEFLNNFLSEENIEKILDIFDKDNFYKFEIEKIFKICKEKSINIFYHSYENYPKSLMSIKESPYVIFVKGTLPIDKELEKAFAIVGTRKASQEGINFAKDIGTYLAKNNIYNISGLALGIDTVGHETCLHRTGAILGRGLDLEIYPRENINLAEKILENNGFLLSELIPKQELSMFSLIKRDRLQSALTSGIIIAESGIKGGTVNTFKYAKEQKKKIFIADINKDLIEKYGKDLIIIKNSFDFEKKIKNNLEQINLF, from the coding sequence ATGTATAGCAAAGAGGAACTTTTAATATTTTCAATTATAAATTCAAAATATGACATAGGTATACAAAATTTAGTCAACAAAATTTTTAAAGTTTCAAATAAAGAAAATCTTAATTTTTTCAATTTAAATAGAGAAGATAAGATTGAATTTTTAAATAACTTTCTAAGTGAAGAAAATATAGAAAAAATTTTAGATATTTTTGATAAAGATAATTTTTATAAATTTGAAATAGAAAAAATATTTAAGATCTGTAAAGAGAAAAGTATTAATATCTTTTATCATTCATATGAAAATTATCCAAAAAGCCTAATGAGTATAAAAGAAAGTCCCTATGTAATCTTTGTAAAAGGAACTTTGCCAATAGATAAAGAATTAGAAAAGGCTTTTGCAATAGTCGGAACAAGAAAAGCCAGTCAAGAAGGAATAAACTTTGCTAAGGATATTGGAACTTATCTAGCAAAAAATAATATCTATAATATAAGCGGTCTAGCTTTAGGAATAGATACTGTAGGGCATGAAACTTGTTTACATAGAACAGGAGCCATTTTAGGACGAGGTTTAGATTTAGAGATTTATCCTAGAGAAAATATTAATTTAGCTGAAAAAATTTTAGAAAATAATGGTTTCTTATTATCTGAACTGATACCTAAACAAGAACTTTCTATGTTTTCACTTATTAAAAGAGACAGGTTACAATCTGCCTTAACTTCTGGAATAATAATAGCAGAAAGTGGAATAAAAGGTGGAACTGTAAACACTTTTAAATATGCTAAAGAGCAAAAAAAGAAGATTTTTATAGCTGATATAAATAAAGACTTAATAGAAAAGTATGGAAAAGACTTGATTATTATTAAAAATAGTTTTGATTTTGAGAAAAAAATAAAAAACAATTTAGAGCAAATAAATCTTTTTTAA
- a CDS encoding type II toxin-antitoxin system HicB family antitoxin: MKEKYIYPCVIYEEDGIYYANFKDFDACFTDGESIEEVIINAKDVLEGTIFSLLKNNLEVPEPTLTKPNLENNEFLVYIDIWLTPIIDKVKNQTVKKTLTIPKWLNDEAEKHSINFSNLLQTAIKKYLNIQ; the protein is encoded by the coding sequence ATGAAAGAAAAATATATTTACCCTTGTGTAATTTATGAGGAAGATGGCATATATTATGCAAATTTTAAAGATTTTGATGCCTGTTTTACAGACGGAGAAAGCATAGAAGAAGTCATAATTAATGCTAAGGATGTACTAGAAGGAACTATTTTTAGCTTATTAAAAAATAATTTAGAAGTGCCTGAACCAACATTAACAAAACCAAATTTAGAAAACAATGAATTTTTAGTTTATATTGATATTTGGTTAACACCCATTATAGATAAGGTTAAAAATCAAACAGTGAAGAAAACATTGACTATACCTAAATGGTTAAATGATGAAGCTGAAAAGCATTCTATAAATTTCTCTAATTTATTACAGACTGCCATAAAAAAATATCTGAATATTCAGTAG
- a CDS encoding type II toxin-antitoxin system HicA family toxin, with the protein MSNIIPYKVLVKILLENGWELDHTTGSHEIYMKDGKTCPVKCTKKDIPNGTLASIKRITGLKF; encoded by the coding sequence ATGTCAAATATAATACCTTACAAGGTATTGGTTAAAATCTTACTCGAAAATGGTTGGGAACTGGATCATACAACAGGTTCTCACGAAATTTATATGAAGGATGGTAAGACCTGTCCTGTAAAATGTACTAAAAAAGATATACCTAATGGGACACTAGCTAGTATCAAGAGAATAACAGGGCTAAAATTTTAG
- a CDS encoding ArnT family glycosyltransferase, producing MFSTRRKDIFVLVVLSLFAYLSIIAIREIDSAEARNFIAAREMLENSSWWSPTVNGHFYFENPPLPTWLTAIVMMITRSHSEAILRIPNMLCCIFTILFLYRSMIRIKKDRLFAFLCSFVLLTTFMFIKLGAENTWDIYTYTFAFCASLAFYLYARDGQRKNLYRMAILVFLSFLSKGPIGFYSVFIPFLLAHYIIFPREIFKKRTFFVFLTLIISIALSLVWAFSMYFNHGDYFLTIVKDEVSAWATKHHRSFIFYTDYFVYMGSWLFFSIFVIFKVPEKKEEKVFWLWTILSLIFISIIQMKKKRYGLPMYLTSSITIGQLCIYYFRKTYAELKKREKTLLIIQQLFLLFVIFVSLIFLTYFGYIKKEISFGLFFLYAALHLLFLFLFAVGYTEISYAKRVIIFSGLTMLLVNFSSSWILESKFMQNNLLKFRMPIDEEILKSSDPIYAEAYDIEDVWKLGKQIKTLNKNMPDEREIIFLGKEEPKSLSKVYEVKKVYEYQKVTHDMERLYILERIY from the coding sequence ATGTTTTCAACAAGAAGAAAAGATATATTTGTCTTAGTAGTTCTTTCACTTTTTGCTTATTTATCAATTATTGCAATAAGAGAAATAGATAGTGCAGAAGCAAGAAATTTTATCGCAGCACGTGAGATGCTAGAAAATTCTAGTTGGTGGTCTCCAACAGTAAATGGACATTTTTACTTTGAAAACCCTCCATTACCAACATGGCTAACAGCCATTGTAATGATGATAACTCGTTCTCATTCAGAGGCTATTTTAAGAATACCAAATATGCTTTGTTGTATTTTTACAATTTTATTTTTATATAGAAGTATGATTAGAATAAAAAAAGATAGATTATTTGCCTTTTTATGTTCTTTTGTCTTATTGACTACCTTTATGTTTATAAAGTTAGGAGCAGAAAATACTTGGGATATCTATACTTATACCTTTGCTTTCTGTGCTTCTCTGGCTTTTTACCTCTATGCAAGGGACGGTCAAAGAAAAAATTTATATAGAATGGCTATTCTTGTTTTTCTTTCTTTTCTAAGTAAGGGACCTATAGGTTTCTATTCTGTATTTATTCCTTTTTTACTTGCTCATTATATTATCTTTCCAAGAGAAATATTTAAAAAGAGAACTTTTTTTGTATTTTTAACCTTAATTATCAGTATAGCTCTTTCATTGGTTTGGGCTTTTTCTATGTATTTTAATCATGGAGATTATTTCTTAACTATTGTTAAAGATGAAGTTAGTGCTTGGGCTACAAAACATCACCGTAGCTTTATCTTCTATACAGACTATTTTGTCTATATGGGTTCTTGGTTATTCTTCTCTATCTTTGTTATTTTTAAAGTACCTGAGAAAAAAGAAGAAAAAGTTTTTTGGCTTTGGACTATATTATCTTTAATTTTTATATCTATCATACAGATGAAAAAGAAAAGATATGGTCTACCTATGTATTTAACATCATCTATAACTATTGGTCAATTATGTATATATTATTTTAGAAAAACTTATGCTGAACTAAAAAAGAGAGAAAAAACTCTACTTATAATACAACAACTATTTTTACTTTTTGTAATTTTTGTAAGTTTAATTTTCTTAACTTATTTTGGTTATATAAAGAAAGAAATTTCTTTTGGATTATTTTTTCTTTATGCCGCCTTACATCTTTTATTCTTATTTCTATTTGCAGTTGGTTATACAGAAATAAGTTATGCAAAAAGAGTCATAATTTTTTCAGGTTTAACTATGTTGCTTGTAAATTTCAGTTCTTCTTGGATACTTGAAAGTAAGTTTATGCAGAATAACCTATTAAAATTTAGAATGCCTATAGATGAGGAAATTTTAAAAAGTTCTGATCCTATATATGCAGAAGCTTATGATATTGAAGATGTTTGGAAATTAGGAAAACAAATAAAAACTTTAAATAAAAATATGCCTGATGAAAGAGAAATCATATTTTTAGGAAAAGAAGAGCCTAAGAGTTTATCTAAAGTCTATGAAGTAAAAAAAGTTTATGAATATCAAAAAGTAACTCATGATATGGAAAGATTGTATATATTAGAAAGAATTTATTGA
- a CDS encoding UDP-glucose dehydrogenase family protein, whose protein sequence is MKITVIGTGYVGLVQGIIMSEFGSEVICVDKSQEKIEILNKGELPIYEPGLAELLHKNQKAKRISFTTDIEKAIKKSEVIFIAVGTPALEDGSADLSAVLNVAEEIGEYINSYKVIVDKSTVPVGTGRKVINIIKEKIKSRNENIDFDVVSNPEFLREGKAVNDCLRPNRIVIGTESEKAKEIMSKVYNVLYINATPFLFTNLETAEMIKYASNAFLAVKISFINEIALLAEKVGANTQEIARGMGMDGRISPKFLHCGAGYGGSCFPKDTKAIVEIGKEYGEDMYVISAAIAANEKQKKKMVEKIKNTIGNLSGKVIGVLGLSFKPDTDDMRDAPSIDIIEGLIKEGAKIQAYCPEGIKEAIWRLQDYEDNIIYCADEYSIANGADAIVLMTEWNQFRGMDLKRLRKRMKDNYYFDLRNINIKNEKIRECFKYYPTGEKYVTSA, encoded by the coding sequence ATGAAAATAACAGTTATAGGTACAGGTTATGTTGGTCTAGTTCAAGGAATAATAATGTCAGAATTTGGTTCAGAAGTTATCTGTGTTGATAAATCTCAAGAAAAAATTGAAATTTTAAATAAAGGAGAATTGCCTATATATGAACCAGGGCTAGCTGAACTTTTACATAAAAATCAAAAAGCTAAAAGGATTTCTTTTACAACTGACATTGAAAAAGCTATTAAAAAATCAGAAGTAATTTTTATTGCAGTTGGAACTCCTGCTTTGGAAGATGGTAGTGCTGATTTATCAGCTGTTTTAAATGTTGCAGAAGAAATTGGGGAATATATAAATTCATACAAAGTTATTGTAGATAAATCAACTGTTCCTGTTGGAACTGGAAGAAAAGTTATAAATATTATCAAAGAGAAAATAAAAAGTAGAAATGAAAATATAGATTTTGATGTTGTTTCTAATCCAGAATTTTTAAGAGAAGGAAAAGCAGTTAATGACTGTTTAAGACCTAACCGTATTGTAATTGGTACTGAATCAGAAAAAGCAAAAGAAATTATGTCAAAAGTTTATAATGTTTTATATATAAATGCTACTCCATTTTTATTTACAAACTTAGAAACTGCTGAAATGATAAAATATGCTTCAAATGCTTTTTTAGCAGTTAAAATTTCTTTTATTAATGAAATAGCATTACTTGCTGAAAAAGTTGGGGCTAATACACAAGAAATTGCAAGAGGTATGGGAATGGATGGAAGAATATCTCCTAAATTTTTACATTGTGGAGCTGGCTATGGTGGTTCTTGTTTTCCAAAAGACACAAAAGCTATTGTTGAAATAGGAAAAGAATATGGAGAAGATATGTATGTTATATCTGCTGCTATTGCTGCCAATGAAAAACAAAAGAAAAAAATGGTAGAAAAAATTAAAAATACAATAGGTAATTTATCAGGAAAAGTAATAGGTGTTTTAGGTTTGTCTTTTAAACCTGATACTGACGATATGAGAGATGCTCCGAGTATAGATATAATAGAAGGTTTAATTAAAGAAGGAGCTAAAATTCAAGCATATTGTCCTGAGGGCATTAAAGAAGCTATTTGGCGTTTACAAGACTATGAAGATAATATTATCTATTGTGCAGATGAATATTCAATAGCCAATGGTGCTGATGCAATAGTTTTAATGACAGAATGGAACCAATTTAGAGGTATGGATTTAAAAAGATTAAGAAAAAGAATGAAAGATAACTATTATTTTGATTTAAGAAATATAAATATAAAAAATGAAAAAATTAGAGAATGTTTTAAATATTACCCAACTGGTGAAAAATATGTTACAAGTGCTTAA
- a CDS encoding GDP-mannose 4,6-dehydratase, with product MNVLITGGAGFIGSHLVEKFLKEKHKVIVVDNFDSFYSMDIKVLNVLESINKKELKEKILDLKDDKKLNFLVKCTESDNYKLYVEDICNLENLKEIFIKENINFVINLAALAGVRPSILRPFDYERVNVKGFLNILEICKELKINKLIQASSSSVYGNSKADIFTEDIRVDFPISPYAATKKAGEEFGNVYSHLYNIDMIQLRFFTVYGERQRPDLAIHKFIEKIENNEEVTIYGDGNTSRDYTYIKDIVDGILKSFEYLNNHQNIYEIINLGSSRKIKLIDMIKIIENKLNKKAKLKFIDKQAGDVDKTFACIDKAKKILNYKVSTKFEDGIENFVNWYRQRGV from the coding sequence ATGAATGTATTAATAACAGGTGGTGCAGGTTTTATAGGTTCACATCTAGTTGAGAAGTTTTTAAAAGAAAAACACAAAGTTATAGTAGTAGATAATTTTGATTCTTTTTACTCAATGGATATAAAAGTTTTAAATGTTTTAGAGTCAATAAATAAAAAAGAATTAAAAGAGAAAATTTTAGATTTGAAAGATGATAAAAAATTAAATTTTTTAGTTAAATGTACTGAAAGTGATAATTATAAATTATATGTTGAAGATATTTGTAATTTAGAAAATTTAAAAGAAATTTTTATAAAAGAAAATATAAATTTTGTAATAAATTTAGCAGCCCTAGCAGGAGTTAGACCTTCTATATTAAGACCTTTTGATTATGAAAGAGTTAATGTAAAAGGTTTTTTAAATATTTTGGAAATTTGTAAGGAATTGAAAATAAATAAATTGATTCAAGCTTCATCATCTTCTGTATATGGAAACTCAAAGGCTGATATATTTACAGAAGATATAAGGGTAGATTTTCCAATTTCTCCTTATGCAGCTACTAAAAAAGCTGGTGAGGAATTTGGGAATGTATATTCTCATCTTTACAATATAGATATGATACAATTGAGATTTTTTACTGTCTATGGTGAAAGACAAAGACCTGATTTAGCAATACATAAATTTATTGAGAAAATAGAGAATAATGAAGAAGTTACTATTTATGGTGATGGAAATACTTCAAGGGATTATACTTATATAAAAGACATCGTAGATGGAATTTTAAAATCTTTTGAATATTTAAATAATCATCAAAATATCTATGAAATTATAAATTTAGGAAGTTCAAGAAAAATTAAATTAATAGATATGATAAAAATAATTGAAAATAAATTAAATAAAAAAGCAAAATTAAAATTTATTGATAAACAGGCAGGAGATGTTGATAAAACTTTTGCTTGTATAGATAAGGCAAAGAAAATTTTAAATTATAAAGTTAGTACAAAATTTGAAGATGGAATAGAAAATTTTGTTAATTGGTATAGACAAAGAGGAGTTTAA